One bacterium genomic window, TGCCGAGTCCGCCGCCGCCCCCGAGCTGCTCGAGGCGGCGCACGCCCAGCGGCTTGAGGATGTCCGTCACGCGGAACCAGAAGAAGCCCACGCACCAGGCCAGCGGCCCGCCGGCCACGCCCAGGAAGGTGACCAGCATGCCGGCGACCTCGTCGATGACGACCAGGGACGGGTCCTCCCCGTGGATCTGCTCGAGCCGTCCGGCCACGGGGATGCCCACGGCGGTGACCGCCACCAGGAGTGCGACGT contains:
- a CDS encoding phosphatidylglycerophosphatase A, whose amino-acid sequence is MPRPLLYALGTFFGTGFAPFAPATVASAAFAAVWWAAWTWLGPIPVWLNVALLVAVTAVGIPVAGRLEQIHGEDPSLVVIDEVAGMLVTFLGVAGGPLAWCVGFFWFRVTDILKPLGVRRLEQLGGGGGLGIMADDIGAGVQACVLTHLTLWALARFAA